Proteins from one Listeria weihenstephanensis genomic window:
- a CDS encoding AAA family ATPase produces the protein MQYVRCFELSNRSVNNPNIYPYNVLQGKSGEVFIFDTITILYGNNGSGKSTLLNILATKLDVKGAEQNKTWGIKDYFSKYVSESKVSYGTAESGTYDLAIPENSRYIKSEDILYEVKKIQQEAILREGYIYERGRLGQTKEEIAEHQGSYAMKKEIKRLQFAQEKYSNGETAMQIFEDYILPDGFYLLDEPESSLSPENQWKLAEIINQAARFLDCQFVIATHSPFLLGALAGTVYNLDREGLQTCDWTELENVRLLERFFHERQDEFRKR, from the coding sequence ATGCAATATGTCAGATGTTTTGAGCTATCTAACCGCTCTGTTAACAATCCGAATATTTATCCATACAATGTTTTGCAAGGGAAATCTGGCGAAGTATTTATTTTTGATACGATCACCATTTTATACGGAAATAATGGGTCTGGAAAATCTACTTTGCTCAATATTTTGGCGACAAAATTGGATGTAAAAGGCGCTGAGCAAAATAAAACGTGGGGCATCAAAGACTATTTTTCTAAATATGTGTCTGAAAGTAAAGTGAGTTATGGGACGGCTGAAAGTGGCACTTATGATCTTGCTATCCCAGAGAATAGTCGGTATATTAAGAGTGAAGATATTTTATATGAAGTGAAGAAAATCCAGCAAGAGGCGATTTTGCGTGAGGGTTACATATATGAGCGTGGTCGACTGGGACAAACAAAAGAGGAGATCGCCGAGCATCAAGGTTCCTACGCGATGAAGAAAGAAATTAAGCGCCTTCAGTTTGCGCAGGAGAAGTATTCTAACGGCGAAACGGCGATGCAGATTTTTGAGGATTATATTTTGCCGGACGGGTTTTATTTATTGGATGAACCAGAAAGTTCGTTATCGCCAGAAAACCAATGGAAGTTAGCTGAAATTATCAATCAGGCAGCGCGATTTTTAGATTGTCAGTTTGTGATCGCAACGCATTCCCCATTTTTATTGGGTGCATTGGCTGGAACGGTTTATAATCTAGATCGGGAGGGGCTACAAACATGCGATTGGACGGAACTTGAGAATGTACGATTGTTAGAGCGCTTTTTTCATGAACGGCAAGATGAGTTTCGTAAGCGCTAA
- a CDS encoding putative periplasmic lipoprotein gives MKKIAIIILSVFLLTGCGSMSSVENQIEQTTPKITLKSSPSTKIKPSRTDFSWNGAQTKAYFPAPQGFLNGKKLVQTNNTDKVQITIQPKVRTGIINTTHLMAITLEMVPKSGEDFLPIDVKELESGTWQYNVPADVGKYMYILKESYDDDGYYVTYYFGLEITE, from the coding sequence ATGAAAAAAATAGCAATAATCATTCTGAGTGTATTTCTACTTACGGGATGTGGCTCGATGTCGAGTGTCGAAAATCAAATCGAACAAACAACGCCAAAAATTACATTAAAATCATCACCGAGCACAAAAATCAAGCCTTCAAGAACAGATTTTAGCTGGAATGGGGCGCAAACAAAGGCCTATTTTCCCGCCCCACAGGGTTTTTTGAATGGCAAAAAGCTAGTTCAGACGAATAACACTGATAAAGTACAGATCACGATTCAGCCGAAAGTGAGAACTGGCATAATAAACACCACACATTTGATGGCAATCACACTAGAAATGGTACCTAAATCTGGCGAAGATTTTCTACCAATCGACGTAAAAGAATTAGAATCTGGAACGTGGCAGTATAATGTCCCAGCAGATGTAGGTAAATACATGTATATTCTTAAAGAAAGCTACGATGATGACGGATATTATGTGACTTACTATTTTGGCCTTGAAATAACCGAATAA
- a CDS encoding BglG family transcription antiterminator, with the protein MSEPKISVPRWRDLLQLLYVKMDFVSGKELGEELHVDPRTIRNDIKALHDILASSKNEITSVRGVGYKLVVEDETALRNLLLVDTSERSNLHITPMLAEDRTDYIIRYLLLKNEYVKLDDIADELYVSKSTINAGIPEVKRKLAEFDLKLSKKAGYGVKILGTELHVRFCFSHYLLTKSRSLLISEAEQGFFKEVDLEGIQRIVAKTVSKYEIHMTDIALKNLIIHIAIAICRIRDDCYVAADELLNIEFNMQELRASQTMIREIEAQEEVVFPETELSYLLLHISAKHIATDYDDYREFMLVNKMLEQIQKRYGYALLGDQALVSNLILHLKPAINRIKFQMNIQNPYLPNLKQNHPLAFELGLTAKDVLEEELGTKVNEAEAGYLAIHLLYAMDKAQESVKKRVLIVCASGLGTSQLLQSKVRKAFAEELEIIGVYSFHEYESRPIACDFVIATVPLRHQRHPYVQVSPFLMKADMRAIEAMLGNSPLFQVESVFSESLFVISEKGWDKERVLRTLAGLLEKQGCVGEDYLPSIFERELVVPTFLGNGLATPHPIQADVARTAIAVCICETSVLWNEEDYAQVVFMLAVKNKEQSQLTDTYELISDIVENPKVMRQLKAIRDFDGFMEILKSLGQNAR; encoded by the coding sequence ATGAGCGAACCAAAGATTTCTGTGCCGAGATGGCGCGATTTACTCCAGCTATTGTACGTAAAAATGGATTTTGTCAGCGGAAAAGAGCTTGGTGAAGAACTGCATGTTGATCCGCGCACGATTCGAAATGATATAAAAGCGCTTCACGATATTTTAGCATCGTCTAAAAATGAGATAACTTCTGTCCGCGGCGTTGGCTATAAGTTGGTTGTAGAGGACGAAACGGCACTGCGAAACTTACTTCTCGTCGACACTAGCGAACGTTCTAATCTCCACATCACTCCGATGCTCGCCGAAGATCGTACGGACTACATCATTCGCTACCTCCTTCTGAAAAATGAATACGTGAAATTGGATGATATCGCGGATGAGCTTTATGTCAGTAAGTCAACTATCAATGCTGGTATTCCTGAAGTAAAACGAAAACTAGCGGAATTTGATTTAAAGCTGAGCAAAAAGGCTGGATATGGGGTTAAAATACTCGGAACAGAGCTTCATGTTCGTTTTTGCTTTTCGCATTATTTGTTGACGAAATCTCGGAGTTTACTTATAAGTGAAGCAGAACAGGGCTTTTTCAAAGAGGTCGACTTGGAGGGAATTCAGCGTATTGTCGCGAAAACGGTGTCTAAATATGAGATTCATATGACGGATATCGCGCTTAAAAACCTGATTATTCATATTGCCATCGCGATTTGTAGGATTCGTGATGATTGTTATGTTGCGGCGGATGAGCTACTAAATATTGAATTTAACATGCAGGAGTTACGTGCATCTCAGACGATGATTCGGGAAATTGAGGCGCAGGAAGAGGTCGTGTTTCCGGAAACCGAGCTATCTTATTTGTTGTTACACATCAGCGCGAAGCATATCGCGACGGATTACGACGATTACCGGGAATTTATGCTAGTGAATAAAATGCTTGAGCAGATTCAAAAGCGTTATGGTTATGCGCTACTTGGTGATCAGGCGCTCGTTTCTAATTTGATATTACATTTAAAACCTGCGATTAACCGCATAAAATTTCAAATGAATATCCAAAATCCGTATTTGCCAAATTTGAAGCAGAATCATCCGCTGGCGTTTGAGTTAGGTTTGACGGCGAAAGATGTGCTGGAGGAAGAACTGGGAACGAAGGTGAATGAGGCGGAGGCTGGGTATTTAGCGATTCATTTGCTGTATGCGATGGATAAAGCGCAAGAAAGCGTCAAAAAACGGGTTTTGATTGTGTGTGCATCGGGATTGGGTACATCGCAACTTTTGCAGTCGAAGGTGAGGAAGGCATTTGCTGAGGAATTGGAGATTATCGGCGTGTACTCGTTTCATGAATACGAGAGTCGGCCGATAGCTTGTGATTTCGTCATCGCGACGGTGCCATTGCGCCATCAAAGGCATCCGTACGTGCAGGTTTCGCCGTTTCTGATGAAAGCTGATATGCGGGCGATTGAAGCGATGTTGGGAAATAGTCCTCTGTTTCAGGTGGAAAGCGTATTTTCAGAATCGCTGTTCGTTATCTCGGAAAAAGGTTGGGATAAGGAGCGGGTTTTGCGGACGTTAGCGGGGCTTTTAGAGAAACAAGGTTGCGTTGGGGAAGATTATTTGCCGTCGATTTTTGAGCGGGAATTGGTTGTTCCGACGTTTTTGGGAAACGGATTGGCGACGCCACATCCGATTCAAGCTGATGTAGCACGGACGGCGATTGCGGTCTGCATTTGTGAGACTTCGGTGTTGTGGAACGAGGAAGATTACGCGCAAGTCGTATTCATGCTGGCCGTGAAAAACAAAGAACAGTCGCAACTTACGGATACGTATGAGTTAATTAGCGACATCGTTGAAAATCCGAAAGTGATGCGCCAATTGAAGGCAATTCGGGATTTTGACGGATTTATGGAGATTTTGAAGAGTCTGGGACAAAACGCGAGATAA
- a CDS encoding PTS sugar transporter subunit IIC produces the protein MKKFVEKLGWISQKLGNQIHLKSMRDAFATILPFIMLAGFMVLINNVIIKPDGFMSNVISSETLTTWQELGNSIVNGTLGIITILIGASVSYFLAQNRRFENPFAPALQTIALIIIFIPLATEVIPLGATKTVEVAGVIPTALTGSAGMFVGIVTALLSTELFIYFSKSEKLKIKISGESVPPAVIKSFNVLIPTMLTVLVFAFVSFLLTQLFTLNIYALIGAIIQKPLTFLVTSVPGFLALMTISQMLYSIGIAGSGILGPIMDPVLLANMQDNMTAYASHAAIPHIINTTFRDIFGVMGGGGNTIALLIAIFIWSKRKDYREIAALSSAPGLFNINEPVVFGLPIVYNLSLMIPFIISTPLCLLLAYIATKINMISEVVVMVPWTTPVVASGFLATGGDWRAAVFQIFLVGVCVLLYLPFLKVNDRIKV, from the coding sequence ATGAAAAAATTTGTTGAAAAATTAGGCTGGATTTCGCAAAAGCTAGGAAATCAAATTCACCTGAAATCGATGCGTGACGCGTTTGCCACGATTTTACCGTTTATTATGCTCGCTGGTTTTATGGTGTTGATCAATAACGTCATTATTAAACCGGATGGCTTTATGTCGAATGTCATTAGTTCGGAGACGTTGACTACGTGGCAGGAGTTGGGGAATAGTATTGTGAATGGGACGCTGGGAATTATTACGATTTTGATTGGGGCATCGGTTTCTTATTTTTTAGCGCAAAACCGGAGATTTGAGAATCCTTTTGCGCCAGCTTTGCAAACGATTGCGCTGATTATTATTTTTATTCCTTTGGCGACGGAAGTGATTCCGCTTGGCGCGACGAAAACTGTGGAGGTCGCGGGCGTTATTCCGACGGCGTTAACTGGCTCAGCGGGGATGTTCGTGGGAATTGTGACGGCGCTTTTGTCGACAGAACTATTTATTTATTTTTCGAAGAGCGAGAAGTTGAAAATCAAGATTTCGGGCGAAAGTGTACCGCCTGCTGTTATTAAATCGTTTAACGTATTGATTCCAACAATGTTGACGGTGCTTGTGTTTGCCTTTGTATCCTTCTTGTTGACGCAATTATTTACGCTTAATATTTATGCACTGATTGGCGCGATTATTCAAAAACCGTTGACGTTTTTGGTGACGAGTGTTCCAGGGTTCCTAGCGCTAATGACGATTTCACAAATGCTTTATTCGATTGGTATCGCAGGAAGTGGGATTTTGGGGCCGATTATGGATCCAGTTTTGCTCGCGAATATGCAAGATAATATGACAGCTTATGCAAGTCATGCGGCGATTCCGCACATTATTAATACGACTTTCCGTGATATTTTTGGTGTTATGGGTGGAGGCGGAAATACGATTGCGTTACTGATTGCAATTTTCATTTGGAGTAAGCGGAAAGATTATCGCGAAATCGCGGCGCTTTCTTCTGCACCAGGACTTTTCAACATCAATGAGCCGGTCGTTTTTGGATTGCCGATTGTGTATAATTTGAGCTTGATGATTCCGTTTATTATTTCGACGCCGCTTTGTTTATTGCTTGCTTATATTGCGACAAAAATAAACATGATTTCTGAGGTTGTCGTGATGGTTCCGTGGACGACACCTGTTGTTGCGTCAGGGTTCCTGGCGACAGGTGGAGATTGGCGAGCAGCAGTTTTCCAAATTTTCTTAGTGGGCGTTTGCGTCTTGCTATACCTACCATTCTTGAAAGTAAATGACCGAATCAAAGTATAA
- a CDS encoding PTS sugar transporter subunit IIB, which produces MKKLMLMCNAGMSTSVLVRKMQNIANEKGIAIDIWAISEIDFEKNWRMADAILLGPQVSYMEGKVSEAVGGAIPVGVIAIVDYGRMDGEKVLAQGLALLEED; this is translated from the coding sequence ATGAAAAAACTAATGTTGATGTGTAATGCTGGCATGTCTACAAGCGTACTCGTTCGAAAAATGCAAAATATAGCGAATGAGAAGGGAATTGCGATTGATATTTGGGCGATTTCCGAGATCGATTTTGAGAAGAATTGGCGCATGGCGGATGCGATTTTGCTGGGGCCACAGGTGAGCTATATGGAGGGCAAGGTGAGCGAGGCGGTCGGCGGTGCGATTCCAGTGGGCGTGATTGCGATTGTGGATTACGGTCGGATGGATGGCGAAAAAGTTTTAGCGCAAGGCTTAGCGTTGTTGGAGGAGGATTAA
- a CDS encoding glycoside hydrolase family 3 N-terminal domain-containing protein translates to MSRYLDYKLDTEERVADLLAQMTLEEKCGQLNQRLYGWQTFERVGESFEVTPKFQEEVAKFGGIGALYGLFRADPWSGMNQENGISRANSARVANQLQKYVIENSRLGIPMLFSEEVPHGHQALDSESYPVNLARGASFNTALQQEIAEAIAAEISDKGVHLALASALDILRDPRWGRAEECFSEDPFLAAEFTKAITTGFQASGQVAVILKHFAAQGEPVGGHNSGPVSIGMRELREIFLPPMVAAAEAGALGVMAAYNEIDGIPCHSNGALLTGILREELGFDGIVMADGCALDRLLAMNPDVRKVGAMALAAGVDLSLWDEVFPNLASAVVSGDLDEAVLDVATSRILRLKFQLGLFENPYAPENVPERAESWRALNLKAARESICLLENRREILPLENAQRIAVIGPNADALYNQLGDYTAPQNLADGVTILQGIKQIAPENTRISYEKGCDIREKIAGGIERASELAKSADTVILVLGGSSARNFDMEFLNNGAVSSKGPNMDAGENVDLADLALPAVQLELFRALKKQGKPVVVVLVQGRPNAIPEISEQADALLTAWYPGAQGGIAVAETLFGIVNPSGKLPVSIPRSSGQLPVYYNQKAGEYKEDYFDERGAALYPFGHGLSYSDFAYQEIHAIHQSRSVAELEAGGKFQFKVTIQNRANRTGSEVVQLYIHDQEASITRRKKELKAFRKVEIGASETVEVTLEIGLAELQIWSNQNRWELETGTVRIFVGGSSVTALETVIEITNGVR, encoded by the coding sequence ATGTCGCGATATTTAGACTATAAATTGGACACTGAGGAACGTGTGGCGGACCTTTTGGCACAGATGACGTTGGAGGAAAAATGCGGACAGTTGAATCAGCGACTCTACGGCTGGCAAACGTTTGAGCGTGTTGGCGAATCGTTTGAAGTGACGCCGAAATTCCAAGAGGAAGTCGCAAAATTTGGCGGGATCGGCGCGTTGTACGGTCTTTTTCGGGCCGATCCTTGGTCAGGAATGAATCAGGAAAATGGGATTAGTCGGGCGAATTCGGCTCGGGTTGCGAATCAGTTGCAAAAATACGTGATTGAAAACTCGCGACTCGGTATTCCGATGCTGTTTTCGGAGGAGGTTCCACATGGACATCAGGCGCTAGATAGTGAATCGTATCCGGTGAACTTGGCTCGCGGTGCATCGTTCAATACGGCGTTGCAACAGGAAATTGCGGAGGCGATTGCCGCGGAAATCAGCGATAAAGGAGTACATCTTGCGTTGGCCTCTGCGCTTGATATTTTGCGAGATCCGAGATGGGGCCGCGCAGAGGAGTGTTTTAGTGAGGATCCGTTTTTAGCAGCGGAATTCACGAAGGCAATCACGACGGGTTTCCAAGCGAGTGGCCAGGTTGCGGTGATTTTGAAGCATTTTGCCGCGCAAGGTGAACCAGTTGGTGGACATAATTCAGGTCCGGTTTCTATCGGGATGCGCGAACTACGCGAAATTTTCTTACCGCCGATGGTTGCAGCGGCTGAGGCGGGCGCGCTTGGCGTGATGGCAGCGTACAATGAAATCGACGGCATACCGTGCCACTCGAATGGGGCGTTGTTGACAGGAATTTTGCGAGAAGAGTTGGGATTTGATGGCATTGTGATGGCGGATGGTTGCGCACTCGATCGTTTGCTGGCGATGAATCCAGACGTGCGAAAAGTGGGTGCCATGGCGCTCGCGGCGGGCGTTGACTTGAGTTTATGGGACGAAGTATTCCCAAATTTGGCGTCGGCAGTTGTTTCAGGCGATCTGGATGAGGCCGTATTGGATGTCGCAACGAGTCGGATATTACGATTGAAATTCCAACTCGGCTTATTCGAAAATCCATACGCGCCGGAAAACGTGCCAGAACGCGCAGAATCGTGGCGTGCCTTGAATCTAAAAGCCGCACGCGAATCGATCTGTCTACTGGAAAATCGCCGTGAAATTCTACCGCTTGAAAATGCGCAACGTATCGCGGTTATTGGGCCAAATGCGGATGCTTTATACAATCAACTCGGCGACTACACAGCCCCGCAAAATTTGGCGGATGGCGTTACTATTTTACAAGGAATCAAGCAAATCGCGCCTGAAAATACGCGAATCAGCTATGAAAAAGGCTGCGATATCCGTGAAAAAATAGCAGGTGGCATCGAACGTGCATCAGAACTCGCGAAATCAGCCGATACTGTCATCCTTGTTTTAGGCGGCTCGAGCGCGCGGAATTTTGATATGGAATTTTTGAATAATGGGGCGGTGAGCTCTAAGGGGCCGAACATGGATGCTGGGGAGAACGTGGACTTGGCGGATTTAGCACTGCCAGCCGTTCAGTTGGAACTTTTCCGAGCGTTGAAAAAACAAGGGAAGCCAGTCGTGGTTGTACTCGTGCAAGGGCGTCCGAATGCGATTCCAGAGATAAGCGAACAGGCCGATGCGCTACTCACGGCGTGGTATCCCGGTGCACAAGGCGGAATCGCGGTCGCAGAAACGTTGTTCGGAATCGTGAATCCATCAGGAAAACTGCCAGTCAGCATCCCGCGCTCATCCGGTCAACTTCCGGTTTACTACAACCAAAAGGCGGGCGAATACAAAGAAGATTACTTTGACGAACGAGGCGCAGCGCTATATCCATTCGGGCATGGCTTGAGCTACAGCGACTTCGCGTATCAAGAAATCCACGCGATCCATCAAAGCAGGTCCGTTGCCGAGTTAGAAGCGGGGGGTAAGTTCCAATTCAAAGTAACCATTCAAAACCGCGCCAATCGTACAGGTTCCGAAGTCGTGCAACTCTACATCCACGACCAAGAAGCGAGCATTACGCGACGCAAAAAAGAACTAAAAGCTTTCCGAAAAGTCGAAATTGGAGCTAGTGAAACGGTAGAAGTGACGCTCGAAATCGGGCTTGCCGAACTACAAATCTGGTCGAATCAAAATCGATGGGAATTAGAAACAGGTACCGTGCGAATTTTTGTAGGTGGAAGTTCCGTAACGGCGCTTGAGACAGTGATCGAGATAACAAACGGGGTGAGGTAA
- a CDS encoding PTS lactose/cellobiose transporter subunit IIA, producing MEGMELASFQIIGAVGGARSKITEALQLARQRKFTEAYRKIDEANHYLSEGHKNHVSLIQKEAEGQKIPMSMLFIHAEDQFMTTYLLRDIAYEMVALWKEI from the coding sequence ATGGAAGGAATGGAATTGGCTTCTTTTCAAATTATCGGGGCTGTCGGCGGTGCGCGAAGCAAGATAACAGAGGCTTTACAACTCGCGAGACAGCGAAAATTCACAGAAGCATACCGAAAAATCGATGAAGCGAACCATTATTTAAGCGAAGGTCATAAAAATCACGTAAGCCTTATCCAAAAAGAAGCAGAAGGTCAGAAAATCCCGATGTCGATGTTGTTCATACATGCCGAAGATCAGTTCATGACGACGTATTTACTTCGAGATATTGCTTATGAGATGGTGGCTTTGTGGAAAGAAATTTAA
- a CDS encoding PadR family transcriptional regulator, whose amino-acid sequence MADKKLSSDLLRGHTDTIILKLLMSGDKYGYDILKLIHLNSDGEYELKEATMYSSLKRLEKEECIASYWGDDATKGGRRKYYTLTEKGEELYAENKRQWESAKRILEQLL is encoded by the coding sequence ATGGCTGATAAGAAACTTTCCTCTGATTTACTGAGAGGACACACGGATACGATTATTTTGAAGTTACTGATGAGCGGCGATAAATATGGATATGACATTTTGAAGTTGATTCATTTGAATTCAGACGGGGAATATGAACTGAAAGAAGCCACGATGTATTCCAGTTTGAAGCGTTTGGAGAAAGAGGAGTGTATTGCTTCTTACTGGGGCGACGATGCTACCAAGGGCGGACGGCGAAAATATTATACATTGACCGAAAAAGGCGAGGAGCTATACGCAGAAAATAAACGGCAGTGGGAATCAGCAAAACGCATTCTCGAACAACTATTATGA
- a CDS encoding pentapeptide repeat-containing protein, translated as MNEKLIGYIDGQFSAYEDTAEISELKEELVHDLQEKYGELEAQGYDTEEAYELTIHSLGDISEVIESIGVKRKMSLEDNPAWQEIEEAKARAANNDGTIRRKVTEGFNFSNSDLRHSRFDEGEFRGVNFKHSNLSGVNFDHRVFIDARLDYVNLTGASFEQAEFHIGSLKGVYAKKGEGSPSFRGAFMQGVNVSVAMLKGADFSYANLANSKFNASELSYTSFEGADLTFAELKQSSISKSKFDNAIFDQTDFSYSDLSKMNFDGETFKGTIFRSTGLVGATFRDATFENVSFKGSYVKRADFTGAVMDMASYESLKTNRKADLSGIILM; from the coding sequence ATGAATGAGAAATTAATTGGGTACATTGATGGGCAGTTCAGCGCATACGAGGATACGGCGGAAATTAGCGAGCTAAAAGAAGAGCTGGTACATGATTTACAGGAGAAATACGGTGAGCTAGAAGCGCAAGGTTATGATACCGAAGAAGCATACGAGCTGACGATTCATTCACTAGGCGATATTTCTGAGGTCATTGAAAGCATTGGTGTGAAACGGAAAATGTCGCTGGAAGATAACCCAGCTTGGCAGGAAATTGAAGAAGCGAAAGCGCGTGCGGCGAATAATGACGGAACAATCAGAAGAAAAGTGACAGAAGGCTTTAATTTCAGTAACTCTGACTTGAGACACAGCCGCTTTGATGAGGGCGAATTTCGCGGCGTGAATTTTAAGCATTCCAACTTATCCGGGGTTAATTTCGATCATCGGGTGTTTATAGATGCTAGGCTGGATTACGTGAATCTAACGGGCGCTTCTTTTGAACAGGCGGAATTTCATATCGGTTCTTTAAAAGGTGTGTACGCTAAAAAAGGTGAGGGATCGCCGAGCTTTAGAGGTGCTTTTATGCAAGGTGTTAACGTTTCGGTTGCGATGTTAAAAGGCGCAGATTTTAGCTATGCGAATTTGGCCAACTCGAAATTTAATGCTTCCGAGCTCTCTTACACCTCATTTGAAGGCGCGGATTTGACGTTTGCTGAATTGAAACAGTCCAGTATAAGCAAGTCGAAATTTGACAATGCGATATTTGACCAAACGGATTTCAGCTATTCTGATTTATCAAAAATGAACTTTGATGGCGAAACGTTTAAAGGTACTATTTTCAGAAGCACGGGGCTTGTTGGCGCGACTTTCCGAGATGCGACTTTTGAGAATGTTTCTTTCAAGGGAAGTTATGTAAAACGGGCGGATTTCACTGGTGCAGTAATGGATATGGCGTCTTATGAAAGCTTGAAAACGAATCGGAAAGCGGATCTTAGCGGTATAATTCTAATGTAA
- a CDS encoding daunorubicin resistance protein DrrA family ABC transporter ATP-binding protein codes for MVQNTISVHNLEKSYKNVEVLKKISFTVEKGTVFALLGSNGAGKTTTIRILATLLKPDGGDAQICDADVVKQGNLVRAAISLTGQNAAVDEILTGRENLRLIAKLRHLPDAAGIADELLARFGLTDAADRALSTYSGGMRRRLDLAMSLVGNPKVIFLDEPTTGLDPQSRLAMWKIIRELASNGTTVFLTTQYLEEAEQLANQIAILNDGKIVANGTVAELKRMLPNGHLELRFAEEHEVAAANAALAEFEPVLNAEEQLVVVTIDGSTAQLMAILGKLEAANIAVLEFSQKSPTLEDVFLTIIDRKGEHDAE; via the coding sequence ATGGTACAAAATACGATTTCGGTCCATAATTTGGAGAAGTCTTATAAAAATGTAGAAGTGTTGAAAAAAATCAGTTTCACCGTTGAAAAAGGCACAGTATTCGCGTTATTAGGGTCAAATGGTGCTGGAAAAACAACCACAATTCGGATTCTAGCGACACTGTTGAAGCCAGATGGTGGCGATGCGCAGATTTGTGATGCGGACGTTGTGAAGCAGGGAAATTTGGTGCGCGCGGCCATTAGTTTAACTGGGCAAAATGCAGCGGTTGATGAAATTTTGACGGGGCGCGAGAATTTGCGATTGATTGCGAAATTACGGCATTTGCCAGATGCAGCGGGGATTGCGGATGAATTGCTGGCACGGTTTGGCTTGACGGATGCGGCAGATCGGGCGCTTTCGACGTATTCTGGCGGGATGAGACGCAGACTTGATCTCGCGATGAGCTTGGTCGGGAATCCGAAAGTTATCTTTTTGGATGAGCCTACGACAGGGCTTGATCCACAGAGTCGTTTGGCAATGTGGAAAATTATTCGGGAGCTCGCAAGCAACGGCACGACGGTATTTTTGACAACGCAATATTTGGAGGAAGCGGAACAGTTGGCGAACCAGATTGCGATTTTGAATGATGGTAAAATTGTCGCGAATGGCACGGTCGCTGAGTTGAAGCGGATGTTGCCGAACGGACATTTGGAATTGCGATTTGCGGAGGAACATGAGGTTGCAGCGGCAAACGCGGCGCTCGCAGAATTTGAGCCAGTTTTGAATGCGGAAGAGCAGTTGGTAGTGGTGACAATTGATGGCAGTACAGCGCAGTTAATGGCGATTCTTGGGAAACTGGAAGCGGCGAATATAGCGGTACTGGAATTCTCGCAAAAATCGCCGACGCTGGAGGACGTATTCCTCACAATTATTGATAGAAAGGGTGAGCATGATGCGGAATAA
- a CDS encoding ABC transporter permease: protein MMRNNWNDMQVMVGRNMKHAFRSADTIITTIAMPLMIMLMFVYVFGGSIDTGSENYINYVVPGIMFLCIAMGSTYTAVRLNHDVTTGIIDRFHSMPIAKSSILTGHVVTSVVFNLISTLVVVLVAFLLGFRPEAGFIGWLVVILILLLFTLAMTWIAVISGLLAKSAEGSGSFSYLILLLLFVSSAFTPTDSMTKIVRAFAENQPMTPIIESVRSLLVGNVNTGEVWTAIAWCGGIFIVAMVASMQIYKRKTE from the coding sequence ATGATGCGGAATAATTGGAATGATATGCAAGTAATGGTTGGACGCAACATGAAGCATGCCTTTCGAAGTGCGGATACGATTATCACAACCATTGCGATGCCACTGATGATTATGTTGATGTTTGTTTATGTTTTTGGAGGTTCGATTGATACAGGTTCAGAAAATTATATTAATTATGTTGTTCCAGGGATCATGTTTTTATGTATCGCGATGGGGTCAACGTATACGGCAGTAAGGCTAAATCATGATGTGACGACGGGGATTATTGACCGTTTCCACTCGATGCCAATCGCCAAATCATCCATTTTGACAGGGCATGTGGTGACTTCGGTCGTATTCAATTTAATTTCGACGCTGGTCGTTGTCTTGGTAGCATTCCTATTGGGATTCAGGCCAGAAGCAGGATTCATTGGCTGGCTCGTCGTTATTTTGATTTTACTATTGTTCACGCTAGCGATGACATGGATTGCGGTGATATCCGGATTGCTCGCAAAAAGCGCAGAAGGTTCAGGCTCGTTCAGCTACCTCATCCTACTGCTACTATTCGTCAGCTCCGCGTTCACACCGACAGATTCGATGACAAAAATCGTTCGGGCATTTGCAGAAAATCAACCAATGACGCCGATTATCGAGAGTGTGCGATCACTTCTCGTGGGCAACGTAAACACCGGCGAAGTTTGGACGGCAATCGCTTGGTGCGGAGGGATTTTCATTGTCGCGATGGTAGCCTCGATGCAGATTTACAAACGGAAAACTGAATAG